A part of Primulina eburnea isolate SZY01 chromosome 10, ASM2296580v1, whole genome shotgun sequence genomic DNA contains:
- the LOC140803987 gene encoding calcium-dependent protein kinase 8-like — protein sequence MGNCCVTPGFSKKIKKNKPNPYSIDYGGNFGSKDTTKLLVLKDPTGHNVTDKYDLGRELGRGEFGITYLCTDLETGEKFACKSISKKKLRTAVDIEDVRREVEIMKHMPKHPNIVTLKDTYEDDSAINIVMELCEGGELFDRIVARGHYTERAAAAVMKTIIEVVQMCHRHGVMHRDLKPENFLFANNKETSPLKAIDFGLSVFFKHGERFNEIVGSPYYMAPEVLKRNYGPEVDVWSAGVILYILLCGVPPFWAETEQGVAQAIIRSVIDFKRDPWPKVSDNAKDLVKKMLDPDPNQRLTARQVHEHPWLQNAKKAPNVSLGETVKARLKQFYVMNKLKKRALRVVAEHLSVEEVAGIKEAFDMMDSQKKGKVDLKELIVGLQKLGYQIPDDDLHILVEAADVDGDGTLNYREFVAVSVHLKKMANDEHLHKAFSYFDQNESGYIEIEELRDALSDENDENDEEVTIAVMHDVDTDKDGRISYQEFATMMKAGTDWRKASRQYSRERFNNLSLKLMKDGSLNLTNEGR from the exons ATGGGAAATTGCTGCGTGACTCCTGGTTTTTCCAAGAAGATAAAGAAGAATAAACCGAACCCGTATTCGATTGATTATGGGGGGAATTTTGGATCTAAGGATACGACCAAGCTACTTGTGTTGAAAGATCCTACTGGGCATAACGTAACTGACAAATACGATCTTGGCCGCGAGCTTGGTAGGGGTGAATTTGGAATCACGTATCTGTGCACTGATTTGGAGACGGGAGAGAAATTTGCCTGCAAGTCTATATCGAAGAAGAAGCTTAGAACTGCTGTTGATATTGAGGATGTTAGAAGGGAGGTTGAAATCATGAAGCATATGCCTAAGCACCCAAATATTGTGACTTTGAAGGACACTTATGAGGATGATAGTGCCATAAATATAGTGATGGAGTTGTGTGAAGGAGGTGAACTGTTTGATCGAATTGTGGCGAGGGGGCATTACACGGAGCGAGCAGCTGCAGCTGTCATGAAGACCATTATAGAAGTTGTTCAG ATGTGCCACCGACACGGAGTGATGCATCGTGATCTCAAAccagaaaattttctttttgcaaACAATAAAGAAACATCTCCCTTAAAAGCAATTGACTTTGGATTGTCAGTATTTTTCAAACATG GTGAGCGATTTAATGAGATTGTTGGAAGTCCTTACTACATGGCTCCCGAGGTTCTGAAACGCAACTACGGCCCAGAGGTTGACGTTTGGAGCGCTGGAGTTATCCTATATATTCTTCTTTGTGGTGTTCCTCCTTTCTGGGCAG AAACTGAGCAAGGGGTGGCACAAGCAATTATTAGATCTGTAATTGACTTTAAAAGAGATCCTTGGCCTAAAGTCTCCGACAATGCAAAGGATCTTGTAAAGAAAATGCTTGATCCTGATCCTAACCAGCGCCTAACAGCTCGTCAAGTACATG AGCATCCGTGGTTACAGAATGCAAAGAAGGCACCTAATGTTTCACTGGGAGAGACAGTCAAAGCAAGGCTCAAACAATTTTACGTGATGAATAAGCTCAAAAAACGAGCTCTAAGG GTTGTGGCTGAGCACTTGTCTGTGGAGGAAGTGGCTGGAATTAAGGAAGCATTTGATATGATGGACTCTCAAAAGAAGGGTAAAGTCGACCTTAAAGAACTTATAGTTGGTCTGCAAAAGCTTGGTTATCAGATACCTGATGATGATCTTCATATTCTAGTGGAAGCT GCGGATGTTGATGGAGATGGAACTTTAAACTATCGAGAGTTTGTTGCCGTGTCCGTACACCTCAAGAAAATGGCCAATGACGAACATTTACACAAAGCTTTTTCGTATTTTGATCAGAATGAGAGCGGATACATAGAGATTGAAGAGCTCCGGGATGCTTtgagtgatgaaaatgatgagaaTGATGAAGAAGTTACAATCGCTGTCATGCATGATGTCGACACAGATAAG GATGGGCGTATAAGTTACCAAGAATTTGCTACGATGATGAAAGCCGGTACTGACTGGCGAAAAGCATCCAGACAATATTCTCGCGAGAGATTCAACAATCTTAGCTTGAAGTTAATGAAGGATGGTTCTCTAAATTTGACAAACGAGGGTCGATGA